The stretch of DNA ACACCGCCCGCGCCAATACCCACGACACCCGCGTCGTCGTCCCCTTGGTGCTCGCGATCGTCCTGATCGTGCTCGTCGCCCTGCTGCGCGCCGTGGTGGCACCGCTGCTGCTGGTCGCCACGGTCATCGCCTCCTACTTCGCCGCCCTCGGCGCGAGCTGGATCGTCTTCCGCACCGTCTACGACTTCCCCGCCCTGGACACCAACGTCCCGCTGCTGTCGTTCCTGTTCCTGGTGGCGCTCGGCGTCGACTACAACATCTTCCTCATCGCCCGCACCCGCGAGGACACCCTCGCCGGCCACGACACCCGCCGCGCCGTCCTGCGCGCCCTCGCCTCGACCGGCGGGGTCATCACCAGCGCCGGCGTCCTCCTCGCCGCGGTGTTCGCCGTCCTCGGCGTCCTGCCGCTCATCACGCTCACCCAGATCGGCGTCATCGTCGGCCTCGGCGTCCTCCTGGACACCCTCCTGGTGCGCACCGTGGTCGTGCCCGCCCTCGTCCTGCTCGCCGGCCGCCGCTTCTGGTGGCCCTCCCACCCCGAGCGGAGGAACGACGCATGAGCTGTGCGCCTCCGCCGCCGGCCGGTCCCGGCGGCGGAGGCGTCGGGGCGGGGCCGGACCGGTCTGCGGTCCGGCCCCGCCCCCGCCGGTCAGGCCTTGGTCAGGGTGCAGCCGTACGTGGCGCTGCCGGAGCCGGCGTAGGCCTCCACGTCCAGGTAGTAGGTACCGGTCGAGCCGGCGGTGTACGTGACGGACTCGGCGGCGCCGTAGCCGTTGTTGACGGACCGTACGAGGTCGGCGCCGGAGCTGTCGAGGAGGTAGAGGTCGGCGTCGTAGGCGCTGGGGATCGCGCAGTTGACGGTGATCTTCTGCCCGCTGGTCAGGGCGAGCTTGAAGTAGTCGCGGTCGCTGCTGCTCTTCATGCTGCCGGAGACGGTGAGCGGGTAGCCGAGGCCCGTGATGTCGTCGGCGGCGCTGCGGCTGTCGTTGGGCTCGACTTCGGCGTACGTCGAGCCGGCGGAGGCGCCGACGGTCCAGCTGAAGGTGGTGCTGCCGGAGGCGCCGGTGGAGTCGGTGGCGGTGACGGCGACGCTGTAGCTGCCCGCCGCGCCGGGGGTGCCGGAGATCAGGCCGGTGGCGGCGTTGACCGTGAGCCCGGCGGGCAGGCCGCCGGCGTTCCAGGTCAGGCTCTGGCCGGCGGCGGAGTCGGTGGCCGACAGCTGCAGCGACACGGCGCTGCCGGGCGCGGTGGTCTGGGCGCCGGGGCTGGCCACGGTGACGGTGTTGCCGCCGCTCTGGCAGGTGGTCACCGGGGTGCCGCTGTACAGGCCGGCGTCGGCGACGCCGGCGGTGACGCTCTTGAGGTAGTAGCCGCAGGTGGGGCGGTTCTTGAAGTCGAAGGTCTGACCTGCGGTCAGGTGCCAGATCTTGTAGCCGGAGAAGGTGAGGGGCTTGCCGGAGACGGCCTGCTCGGGCTGGTGGTCTCCCAGCACGACGTAGGCGTCGGCGCCGCTCAGGGTGGCCAGGCCGTTCTTGTCCATGAACAGGGAGCCGCCGCCCTGCTCCACGCCCACTCCCCAGGCCTTGCCGCCGGTGGTCAGACCGTCCTTGAGGGCGCGGGCGACGAAGGCCATGGTGCGGCCCATCCGGTCGCGGGTGACGAAGTGCGAGTCGTTGATCGTGCCCGCGTAGTTGGGCCAGTTGAACATGCCGGTGGTGAAGCTGATGGAGGGGTCGTACGGGTTGGCCAGGGCGGTGGGAGAGTCGGTGCCGCTCCCGCCGTTGCCGCAGGCGTCGTAGACGACCGCGCTGTTGATGTGGGTGCCCGCGCTGCCCCCACCGGAGCCACCGCCCTTGGCGACCACGGACTGGACGGAGGCCTGCAGGGGGGTGCCCTTCCAGGAGGCGTAGACGCACTGGTTGCCACCGGCGAAGTAGACGAACTCCGCGTTGCGGACGTCCGTGTTCACCTGCGAGTCGGCGGCGCTCGCGGCGTCGGGGACGATGTCGGTGGTGCAGGAGTTGATGCCGGGCAGCGTCATGATGACGTCGCACTCGGGGGTCTGGCTGCCGCTGGTGGCGGCGGAGTCGGCCAGGACGGTGACGTCCATGGTGCCGGTGCCGCCGGTGATGGCGGTGACGGCCTTCGTCATGGTGTCGGTGACGACCGCGCCGTCTCCGTTGAAGGTGAACGCGGGCCCGCTCCAGGACGACCGGCTCACGTCCGCGGCGGAGCCGGCCCGGTAGCGGGTCACGGAAGCGTGGGCCGCGGTGGCCGGGGCGGCGAGCGCTCCGGCCAGGGCGGTCGCGGCGGCGACCGCGGTAAGGGCGAGTCTTCTCGGCAGGGGGATCCGAGGGGTGCGACGCATGCTGCATCTCCATCTGTGGTGTGGGGGAGGCCGCCACAGAAGCGGCCGGAACGGAACATACAGATACGGATGCCCATACGGAAGATGTAACGGAAGCGGAATGCATCCGACCTGACGCCGCAGAAGAGAAGTCCCAGCTGAAGGGCCATCAGGATCGAGGCCGACTGACCCGGGGATGGGCGGAGCGGGATCGCTGCGGTCGTTATCTGAACGTAACCCGTATTACATATGGCTCTTCTTCGACTTCGTCTGTAACTTCTCTGGCAGCGCATCCGCGTACCCCCCCGATCCCGGAGGTCCTTCCCCCATGCCCCTCAGACGCGCCCGTCTCCACGCCGCCGCCGTGGCCGCCTCGCTCTCCCTCGCCGCCGTCGCGGCCTGCTCCTCCAGCACCTCCAGCACCGGCGCGGCCGGCCAGGCGGCGGGCCCGGTCACCGTCCTCCCGGGCGTCCAGGTGAGCGCGGACGCGTCCCTGCACGCCAAGCTGCCCGGCCCGGTCAAGGCCGCCGGCCAGGTGCGGGTCGCCACCGACGTCCCCTACGCGCCGTTCGAGATGTACGCCGACGGGTCGACGACGCAGCTGACCGGCATCGACTACGACCTCGGCCAGGCGCTCGGAGCCAAGCTCGGCGTCCGATTCGTCTTCGGTGCGCAGAAGTTCGACGGCATCCTGCCCGCGCTGCAGGCCGGGAAGTTCGACGCCGCGATGGCCGGCATGACCGACAAGAAG from Kitasatospora sp. MMS16-BH015 encodes:
- a CDS encoding putative Ig domain-containing protein, translating into MRRTPRIPLPRRLALTAVAAATALAGALAAPATAAHASVTRYRAGSAADVSRSSWSGPAFTFNGDGAVVTDTMTKAVTAITGGTGTMDVTVLADSAATSGSQTPECDVIMTLPGINSCTTDIVPDAASAADSQVNTDVRNAEFVYFAGGNQCVYASWKGTPLQASVQSVVAKGGGSGGGSAGTHINSAVVYDACGNGGSGTDSPTALANPYDPSISFTTGMFNWPNYAGTINDSHFVTRDRMGRTMAFVARALKDGLTTGGKAWGVGVEQGGGSLFMDKNGLATLSGADAYVVLGDHQPEQAVSGKPLTFSGYKIWHLTAGQTFDFKNRPTCGYYLKSVTAGVADAGLYSGTPVTTCQSGGNTVTVASPGAQTTAPGSAVSLQLSATDSAAGQSLTWNAGGLPAGLTVNAATGLISGTPGAAGSYSVAVTATDSTGASGSTTFSWTVGASAGSTYAEVEPNDSRSAADDITGLGYPLTVSGSMKSSSDRDYFKLALTSGQKITVNCAIPSAYDADLYLLDSSGADLVRSVNNGYGAAESVTYTAGSTGTYYLDVEAYAGSGSATYGCTLTKA